TCTTCGTGGTGATGGCCGCCTTCCCGTCGCTCTTCACCTCGGCCAGCCCCGACTACGGAGAGCTGAGCCGGAGCCTCGGCAAGCCCTCGGGCGACGCCTGGTTCGGCTACGACATCCAGGGCCGCGACGTCTTCGCCCGGACCATCTACGGCGCCAACGCCTCGATCGTGGTGGCGCTGCTCTCGGTCTTCGGCACATTGCTGATCGGCGGCACGATGGGCATGATCGCCGGCTACCGCGGCGGCTGGGTGGACGCCCTCCTGTCCCGGGTCGCCGACGTCTTCTTCGGCCTGCCGTTCGTGCTCGGTGCGATCGTCATCCTGACCACGTTCAACGGGTCGGGCACCAGCAACAGCGAGTGGAAGATCAAGTTCCTGGTCATCGCGTCGCTCGTCGTGCTGAGCTGGCCGGTGGTCATGCGGCTCATGCGTTCCTCGGTGCTCGCCACCAAGGAGGCCGACTACATCGTCGCGGCCCGCGCGCTGGGTGCCGGCACCGGCCGGATCATCCTCAAGCACCTGCTGCCGAACTGCCTGGCACCGATCCTGGTGTACGGCACGATCATGGTCGGCTCGTTCATCGGCGCGGAGGCCACGCTCTCGTTCCTTGGCGTCGGCCTCAAGTCGCCGGTGGTTTCCTGGGGCATCATCATCAACGAGGCGCAGAACCTGATCCGGGTGGCCCCGTACCTGCTGTTCTTCCCCGCCGCGTTCCTCGTCGCCGCCGTGCTGAGCTTCGTGATGCTCGGTGAGGCGGTCCGCGAGGCCCTCGATCCGAAACTCCGCTAGGGGCGATCCAGTTGTCCGACATTCTCGTGTCCGAGCAGTCCGCCGCGGGCGCCTCCGGGCGCCCCACCGGCCGCCTGCTCGAGGTCGACGACCTCCGGGTGGAGTTCCGTACCCGCGACGGCGTCGCCAAGGTCATCAACGGGGTCACGTACCACGTCGATGCGGGGGAGACCCTCGCCGTGCTCGGCGAGTCCGGCTCCGGTAAGAGCGTCACCGCGCAGACCATCATGGGCATCCTCGACACGCCGCCCGGTCACGTGACCGGCGGTCAGGTGCGCTTCCACGGCAAGGACATGCTGACGATGTCCTTCGAGGAGCGTCGCCGCATCCGTGGCGAGGGCATCGCGATGATCTTCCAGGACGCGCTCTCCGCGCTGAACCCGGTCTTCACCGTCGGGTTCCAGATCGCCGAGCAGTTCCGGGTCCGCCGTGGCCTGAGCCGCTCGGACGCCAAGAAGCGCGCGATCGAGATGCTCGACCAGGTCAAGATCCCGAACGCCAAGGGCCGGTTCAGCAACTACCCGCACCAGTTCTCCGGCGGCATGCGCCAGCGGGCGATGATCGCCATGTCGCTGGCGCTCGACCCCGAGGTGCTGATCGCGGACGAGCCGACCACCGCGCTCGACGTGACCGTGCAGGCCCAGATCATGGACCTGCTGGCCGAGCTCCAGCGCGAGCGGCAGATGGGCATGATCCTGATCACCCACGACCTCGGCGTGGTCGCCGACGTCGCGGACCGGATCGCGGTCATGTACGCGGGGCGGATCGTCGAGGAAGCCGACGTCTACGACCTGTACGCGAAGCCGGCGCACCCGTACACCCTCGGCCTGCTCAACTCGATCCCGCGTCTGGACGAGAAGGGGCAGCAGCTCCGCACCATCAAGGGCCTCCCGCCGAACCTGATGAACATCCCGCCGGGCTGCCCGTTCAACCCGCGCTGCCCCATGGCGCAGCCGGTGTGCCGGGAGAAGGTGCCGCCGCTGCTGCAGATCGGCGCCGGCCGGGCCAGCGCCTGCCACTTCGCCGAGGAGCTGGTGAACCGTGACTGAGAACATCCTCGAGGTCCGCGACCTGGTCAAGCACTACCCCGTCACGCGCGGCGTGGTGTTCAAGAAGACCATCGGCCAGGTCAAGGCCGTTGACGGGGTCTCCTTCGACCTGCGTCAGGGTGAGACGCTCGGCGTCGTCGGTGAGTCCGGCTGCGGCAAGTCGACGCTGGCCCGGGTGCTGATGAACCTGGAGAAGCCGACCGCCGGCAAGGTGCTCTACAAGGGTCAGGACATCTCCAAGCTCTCCGGTGGCGGCCTGCGCCGCCTGCGCCGGCAGATCCAGCTGGTCATGCAGGACCCGTACACCTCGCTGAACCCGCGGATGACGGTGGGTGACCTGGTCGGCGAGCCGTTCGAGATCCACCCCGAGGTGGCCCCGAAGGGCAGCCGCCGCAACAAGGTCAAGGAACTCCTCGACCTGGTCGGCCTGAACCCGGAGCACATCAACCGGTACCCGCACCAGTTCTCGGGCGGTCAGCGGCAGCGCATCGGCATCGCCCGGGCGCTCGCCCTGCGTCCGGAGATCATCGTCTGCGACGAGCCGGTGTCGGCGCTGGACGTGTCGATCCAGGCGCAGGTGATGAACCTGCTGGAGCAGCTCCAGGGCGAGTTCGGCCTGTCGTACGTCTTCATCGCGCACGACCTGTCGGTGGTGCGGCACCTCTCCGACCGGGTCGCGGTGATGTACCTCGGCAAGATCGTCGAGGTGGGCACCGAGGACGAGATCTACGAGCGGCCGACGCACCCGTACACCCAGGCGTTGCTCTCCGCGGTGCCGGTGCCGGACCCGACCGTGCGCGAGCACAAGGCGATCATCCGCCTCACCGGTGACGTGCCGTCGCCGGTGAGCCCGCCGTCGGGCTGCCGCTTCCGCACCCGGTGCTGGAAGGCGCAGGACATCTGCGCCCAGCAGGCGCCGCTGCTGCAGATCCGGCAGGGCTCGGACCACCCGAGTGCCTGCCACTTCGCCGAGAAGCGGGAGATCGTGGCCACCCACGAGGTCTGATCCCCCCACCGGAACCGCCTGTCGCCGTCGGTGACAGGCGGTTCCGCGTATCCGGACCCGCCGCGCGGCCGGGCCGGGAGGGGTCAGAGCGGCCCGCGGCCGGCTCGGAGAAGGAGCAGGGCGAGCTGGGTGCCGTCGGCGCCGAGGGCCCGCCGGAACCGTTCGAGGATCTCCCGCTCGCGGGAGAGCACCAGGCGGGTGCCGCCGGACGCCATGCGCGTCGCGCCGACCTGCTGGGACAGGCTCGCTCGCTCCTGCCACAGGTCGATGAGCGCCTGGTCGATCTGGTCGATCCGCTCCCGGATGGCGACGATCTGGGCCGCGGCGACGGGCTCCTTCGTGCCGGCGTCCACCGGTCGGTCCCCGGGCCGGCCGTTCGCCGCGTCGTCCAGATCGCCCGCCGGGCCGGTGCCACCCTCGGGCCCTCCGGCCGCGGGATCGGCGGGCGACCCGGA
This genomic stretch from Micromonospora krabiensis harbors:
- a CDS encoding ABC transporter ATP-binding protein, which translates into the protein MSEQSAAGASGRPTGRLLEVDDLRVEFRTRDGVAKVINGVTYHVDAGETLAVLGESGSGKSVTAQTIMGILDTPPGHVTGGQVRFHGKDMLTMSFEERRRIRGEGIAMIFQDALSALNPVFTVGFQIAEQFRVRRGLSRSDAKKRAIEMLDQVKIPNAKGRFSNYPHQFSGGMRQRAMIAMSLALDPEVLIADEPTTALDVTVQAQIMDLLAELQRERQMGMILITHDLGVVADVADRIAVMYAGRIVEEADVYDLYAKPAHPYTLGLLNSIPRLDEKGQQLRTIKGLPPNLMNIPPGCPFNPRCPMAQPVCREKVPPLLQIGAGRASACHFAEELVNRD
- a CDS encoding ABC transporter ATP-binding protein is translated as MTENILEVRDLVKHYPVTRGVVFKKTIGQVKAVDGVSFDLRQGETLGVVGESGCGKSTLARVLMNLEKPTAGKVLYKGQDISKLSGGGLRRLRRQIQLVMQDPYTSLNPRMTVGDLVGEPFEIHPEVAPKGSRRNKVKELLDLVGLNPEHINRYPHQFSGGQRQRIGIARALALRPEIIVCDEPVSALDVSIQAQVMNLLEQLQGEFGLSYVFIAHDLSVVRHLSDRVAVMYLGKIVEVGTEDEIYERPTHPYTQALLSAVPVPDPTVREHKAIIRLTGDVPSPVSPPSGCRFRTRCWKAQDICAQQAPLLQIRQGSDHPSACHFAEKREIVATHEV
- a CDS encoding ABC transporter permease — translated: MSDPSTASIVSTPPAHQPTEIGGPTNAGLPDNARREKPRGLLGDAWRDLRRKPLFWISATFIVIFVVMAAFPSLFTSASPDYGELSRSLGKPSGDAWFGYDIQGRDVFARTIYGANASIVVALLSVFGTLLIGGTMGMIAGYRGGWVDALLSRVADVFFGLPFVLGAIVILTTFNGSGTSNSEWKIKFLVIASLVVLSWPVVMRLMRSSVLATKEADYIVAARALGAGTGRIILKHLLPNCLAPILVYGTIMVGSFIGAEATLSFLGVGLKSPVVSWGIIINEAQNLIRVAPYLLFFPAAFLVAAVLSFVMLGEAVREALDPKLR
- a CDS encoding chorismate mutase — translated: MDDAANGRPGDRPVDAGTKEPVAAAQIVAIRERIDQIDQALIDLWQERASLSQQVGATRMASGGTRLVLSREREILERFRRALGADGTQLALLLLRAGRGPL